tcttcttcttcttcttcttcttattgaaATTCAAGGGTTTTTCCAGTTACTGCATATATTAAGAGAGAATGTAGAGAACCGATTTGCATCATAGATTGGATATATGGTGATGCGGGATTTCCTGAAATTGGTGATATGCTTATAAAGGCACTAATGGAGAAGGCTGACAAGCTGTAAGTTTTATCTATCTAGTGCGTATTGATACCGACATATTTACTGAAGAATTGAACACAAAAAAGATGATGGTGCTGTCAGCTAGCGTTTAATCGTTTCATGTATCTGATGGAAAACAATTCTTTTCAACAGTGGTGAGGTAGATTTTGTGGAAGCAAATGTGCCATCAAACAACCAAGGATTcctcaatttttttgaaaaagtaAGCATCTCTAAATCACACCTATGATCAATGTTGTTATTAGCTTGCTTTATATGGCGTTTGGGCCTAATAAGTCTTGGTTGTTACTGTGTGCATTTTTCGGTAAACTCTCAATGTATCAGTATGTTTATTTTGTTCTGCAATGTGTCGCATACCAATTCTTCTAAGTAATTTTGTTGTTCAACCCTTTTTGTTTTCAACTAAAATCCATTTTCCAGTCATGAATCATGTTCAGACTCTTTGGTGGTGGTAGCAGATTCTTATAATAGTAAACATACTTCTTATTTTTTTCTCCCGAATCTGCTCTAATTTCTGTTTCCTTGAAAAAATCTACTGACTTGGATACGCAGGCTCTAGTGGTCGGTCTTGAAAAAATTTCAAACCTGTGATCCAGCGCAGGCTGACCAGAACTAAATAAGTTGTAACGCGTGGTGCAAGCAAGTATCCTGTAAAACATATTTTTACAGGAGAGTAGCTGATAGAAGGTTTCCCCTTGTGCTGTCACGATGGGAAAATCTGAGCTGGTCTTGCTATCCGTTTTGTGTTTTGCTCATCTCATAGTGGGCTAAAAATTCGCAAATCTTTGAATTGGCAATTCCATTAAGTAAAATGAGCATATGTTAGAATTGTAAAAAAAAAGAACTTGCTGGAAAAGAAAACTGAGATATGAAAATTTAGTTAGTTTAGAGGGAACAACAAAGATTGGTGAGGACTCATATGCTAAACATTTGAAAAGCTCTTTCTGCTTCATCAAACTTGAATCATGCATTTGGCGAAAGTTACCCGATAGCGTTAGGTGAAACTAAGCTCTCTACATAATTCAACGGTATACAACATGGCATAATATAATCAGTACCGTGGAATTTCAAGGCTTTGAACCTATCATTCTTAGGGTCATATAATAGTTAGTCAAATCCAGTATCCATTAGCAACTCACCGGCTGTAAAAGACCATAGCAGTTTCCACCGAGAATCAACTGATACGTTTGTAGTACTAAAACTGTATCGCTTAGTCCAAGATTCTCTCACTCCATATTCTTGCACGAACCATACATCAATATGATTAATAAGCTTATGATAAACACCTAAACAAAGGCATTCTTCTAATTCCCCGACAGTACATTCACGAACCCCGTACGTATTTTTTATTAATTCTTGTACTTTTTTTGGGTAAAAAAATTCCACAAATCCCCCACTTCTGACATCCAAAGAGACTATAACTCTGAATGTAACGCCTTTGATTTTGAGAACGCCTAACCAGTGAAGTGCTCCgttcatgaaaataacagaaAGCTTTTTTTCGTAAAGAAACATGTAATGGCTTATGCTTGGGAATGTTCCCACTAGTCTCCATGACTTAGAGCCTAGTGTATAGATATCAACTTGATAATAACCAGAATTAACTTTTGATGAAAATCCATAACTACTACGTTTCTCAGCAATTCTCGCCAACTTGTAATCATCTGCAATGCAGTCATAATTAAAAATATGTCCAAGATTACGTTGTGGTTCCCCCGTAAGGAAATCGCTGGACGGGAGTGGCGTTATTCTATATTCACCAGTTGATGGGTTCCAAATACAAATATCCtccaacctatttatagccatgCAAATCAAATCATTACCAGAACCCAACATCTGGATAAAAGTATAGTTCATATTCCCGAAAGCATAATACCATGGAACATCCCAATCACATGTACATGCAGGTGATGATATCCACAAAGCTGATGATATCGAAGAATAATCTATTGAGCGAAACAGAACCTTGTGGTCATCGAAGTAGTACGCTTTAAGCATGAGCTTAGGGTTAGCATGATCAAGATGTGTCTTAATAAAATTATGGCTATAAAGtagagaatgttggaatattttcaacgccgctaaccaaaggggggtcctggggggcatcgccccccaggctgtggtcgacctgatggttttatttggccgataaaagcctgttcgaaaatttcgaatccaaaagacaccattgatgtctgttgatgaaggaacctgacgtttcgtgaatagaaacctgttggcgaataaaaacctattcccaacaggtgcaaaaccctttataaatagcttctcccagtttcgtttaacatataagaaaaatcaatctgttttctctgtttcaaaaagcatcatcagaaatcagaaatctctttgtgtgttcttgattgaatcaaggggtacaaaccttgaattcagttttcgttgcagggctttcattgtatcctgaaggcaatatttcgcatacctgttgtaatcgccaattgttattgggagggtagaaatatttgtctaaaagaaatttatacaagccttgaaagttttggagtgcaacactttcttctctgattcattcatcctttgtgaaacccaattttttccaacagtttttagacaaataacttctggcaatggagggtgaatcttcgaattcgaatgctactgctcaatctctgcaagtgatgaaccaaacctttactcgattggaacgttttgatggtgaaggttttacccgttggcaagagactgtgaagtttttcctgatcaccatcaagttgtggtacatacgctatgcattgcacaagaccggacatagcccaagccgtgggaatattatgtcgtttctcaagtaatccaggatatgaacactggaaagcagtttcaagagttatggcttacttgaaaggaacaataaattttggtttgcattaccaaggctatcccgctgcactagaggggtacagcgatgctaactggaacaatgtagaatcaaattccaagtcaacttctggatggatttttacattagggggtgctgctgtgtcttggagttccaagaagcagacttgtatctctgattcaacaatgttgtcagaattgatagctttaactgatgcatgtaaggaggcagattggcttagaaacctacttatggaaattcctttttggaagaagccaactccggcggtcttgattaattgtgataatcaagctacaatctataatgtctctaataagacttataatggaaagtctagacatgcaagtcttagacactacattgttaggcaactactcaagaggggagtagttacggttaactttattgaatcaaagagaatttggcagacccatttacgaaaagtctaccaagttcagtggtttcaataaaaaggaaagaaatgggactaaggtctgtgaaggaagtttgatctcccatagcagaaacccaacctatgttttgaaaaggataaacaaggttcaatgtggtaccaacaagttatggatgtggattatggagcactaatataaaaacttcccatttcttattagtgctggtttctgcaagaaaataggatggatgtaaatccttaatgagtctatgattagtaaaaggtgtatcgcagaaacaccttcgagacttacctatatgagtatggaaataaggccgtttcctaagagaagaagaccgttctctaaagaagactcatgaacaaggatataagcacatggccattaacgtgcttggctacagaacacatgattttatgaaatcaatatgtgtggagactccggttttatcataaggggtacttggttcaagactggtttcaccatagaacctcgataaggctttgagtttcttacactaagtgaaggttcaaatccaaaagatacctatcatttatgtgttgatttcaacgatgatgcttagtctcaattgtgcttgaactacgttggcttgatcccactcgggtacgtaggcagtcacttcggtgatgcagtcactctgatttaaaagttttaactttgttttatggtttttgaaaatagggggagaatgttggaatattttcaacgccgctaaccaaaggggggtcctgggggcgCCCCAGGCTgtgaactgacggttttatttggccgataaaagcctgttcgaaaatttcgaatccaaaagacaccattgatgtctgttgatgaaggaacctgacgtttcgtgaatagaaacctgttggcgaataaaaacctattcccaacaggtgcaaaaccctttataaatagcttctcccagtttcgtttaacatataagaaaaatcaatctgttttctctgtttcaaaaagcatcatcagaaatcagaaatctctttgtgtgttcttgattgaatcaaggggtacaaaccttgaattcagttttcgttgcagggctttcattgtatcctgaaggcaatatttcgcatacctgttgtaatcgccaattgttattgggagggtagaaatatttgtctaaaagaaatttatacaagccttgaaagttttggagtgcaacactttcttctctgattcattcatcctttgtgaaacccaattttttccaacagtttttagacaaatacttctggcaatggagggtgaatcttcgaattcgaatgctactgctcaatctctgcaagtgatgaaccaaacctttactcgattggaacgttttgatggtgaaggttttacccgttggcaagagactgtgaagtttttcctgatcaccatcaagttgtggtacatacttgaagatggattggaggaaattcctgctgcaactgacaatgacactgaggaattgaaggctagacgaaagcagcgtcaggaagatgatttcatgtgtcgtggtcatattttgaatgctctggacaaacatgtgtacaatgcacatcggagtattgggactgcaaagggattgtggactgcgcttgacaacaaatacaagatttctgaagcaagcaacaagaaattcctgatttgcaatttcatggattttaagatggttgacagtaagtcaatcattgcccaggtcagtgaacttttactcatagttaatcatcttaaggatgctggaatgatcttgtttctgcgtttgttgttgcgttggggttattatttctcgtctccccccttcttggaatggttataagaagaaacttaagcatgctgagactgactatgatttagaggccttacaacgtcatcttcgcatagaagaggactctcgtaagcgagaacttaaggatagtccacattctgaaaaccattctaaggtgaatagcgtagaagaaaaacaccgaattccttgaaacctaagaatgatactcagtttaagaagcatcccaacaagaagagtaagaagaagggcgctgtcggcccttgctacttctgtgacaaacccggccattttgctcgtgactgtcgtctcaaaaagaaacaacagcagaaccagaaaaaggaggcaaatatggtcgatgacaaacttgtgatcgtggtgcaagccgccaatgctgttgctgaaactgggggtggatggtggtacgacaatggtgcaaccatccatatctgtaaggatagaaatctttacaagacatacgaaccggttagtggagaaggaaaccatgttgtctccgcaaacggtcaacgcagcaaagttattgggaaaggcactgttgaactctcgtttacttcgggaaagattgtgactcttactaatgttttacatgtccctgacatcgtgaagaaccttgtttccggcgaccttgttatgaaggttggattcaagacgacctatgagtctaataagtttgtgttgtccaaaaatggtgtgtttgttggacaaggatatgcttgtaatgggatgattaagcttaatttaataaataatggttctgcttatattgttgactctgttaatttatggcatggtagattagggcatgtgaattatggttctcttagaaacatgaatcgattaggcttgatttctgattgcaattttgatcatgcttctaaatgtgaaatatgtgtgcaagcaaagataactagaatttcccataagtctatagtacgaaattcttccttacttgaattagtacatagtgatgtgggtgatttgcatggttctgccactcgtggtggaaataagtattatgtcacttttatagaagatagtactagatatgcttatacatatttaatgaaatctaaggatgaagtctttgataaatttaggatttataaagcagaagtagagacacaattagagcacaaaattaagattttacgttctgatcgtggtggtgaatactttcctactgaatttaattccttttgtcaagagcatggtttagttcatcaacgtactgcaccttacacacctcaacaaaatggtatggctgaaaggaaaaatagaactttgattgatatggttaattgcatgcttataagttctggtttgcctaattctttgtggggtgaagctatgttgtctgcatgttatattttgaatagaattcctttgaaaaagaagagtgtttctccttatgagttgtggtttaagaggaaaccaaacttgagaagacttaaagtctggggttgtttagcatatgttcgaaagcctgatcccaaaagaccaaagttgggaaacagggcttataaatgtgcttttgtgggatactctcttaatagtatcacctacagatttataaaccttgacacttttgagattatagaatctgtagatgtggaattctttgagaacttaaataggaacagttctcaaatgcaacccatggagaatccattgttacctgatctagaacctatggagattgataacaatgatgaaaatccctctcctacttatgacaatgatatttcagtgcctactgaagatatcgaacctagaaggagtaagagaggaaggattgagaaaaagcctgatccaaactttatttattaccttgtagaggcaaataagaatagaattcttagtgtaaccagtatgttatgcatactgatgatgaccctaaaacttatgctgaagccatgagttctagagatgcaaatttctggaaagaagccatcaatgatgaaaagcattcgcttttgactaacgggacttgggtattagtaaatttacctcctggtgctaaagcaataggaagtaaatggatattcaagagaaagttgagagctgatggtgaagttgataagtttaaggcaaggctagttgccaagggttataaacaaagacatggtattgattactttgatacatatgctcctgttgcacgcatctcatccattcgttgcttgattgcacttgcttctattcataagttggttgtgcatcaaatggatgtcaaaactgcttttctaaatggggatttagaagaagagatatatatggaacaacctgaaggtttcatattaccaggccaagagaagaaagtttgcaagttagtgaaatctctctatggtttgaagcaagcccctatgcaatggcatgagaagtttgataaagtagttttgtcatatgggtttgtggtgaatgatgcggacaaatgtatctatagtaagcatgatagttctggttgtgtgattctctgtttgtatgttgatgatatgttaatctttgggtctgacatatctgttgtggaagaaacaaagaagtttcttagttctaactttgatatgaaggatttaggagaggctgatgtaatcttgggaattaagatcctaagaaagggagatgagttggttttaactcaatctcattatattgagaaatttctcaagaaatatggtcactttgatgacaatccagcacctactcctttagaccatactatcaagttaatgaagaacaccggccgtactcatgctcaacttgagtattctagtgttattgggagtcttatgtacgctatgcattgcacaagaccggacatagcccaagccgtgggaatattatgtcgtttctcaagtaatccaggatatgaacactggaaagcagtttcaagagttatggcttacttgaaaggaacaataaattttggtttgcattaccaaggctatcccgctgcactagaggggtacagcgatgctaactggaacaatgtagaatcaaattccaagtcaacttctggatggatttttacattagggggtgctgctgtgtcttggagttccaagaagcagacttatatctctgattcaacaatgttgtcagaattgatagctttaactgatgcatgtaaggaggcagattggcttagaaacctacttatggaaattcctttttggaagaagccaactccggcggtcttgattaattgtgataatcaagctacaatctataatgtctctaataagacttataatggaaagtctatacatgcaagtcttagacactacatggttaggcaactactcaagaggggagtagttacggttaactttattgaatcaaagagaaatttggcagacccatttacgaaaagtctaccaagttcagtggtttcaataaaaaggaaagaaatgggactaaggtctgtgaaggaagtttgatctcccatagcagaaacccaacctatgttttgaaaaggataaacaaggttcaatgtggtaccaacaagttatggatgtggattatggagcactaatataaaaacttcccatttcttattagtgctggtttctgcaagaaaataggatggatgtaaatccttaatgagtctatgattagtaaaaggtgtatcgcagaaacaccttcgagacttacctatatgagtatggaaataaggccgtttcctaagagaagaagaccgttctcaaaagaagactcatgaacaaggatatatgcacatggccattaacgtgcttggctacagaacacatgattttatgaaatcaatatgtgtggagactccggttttatcataaggggtacttggttcaagactggtttcaccatagaacctcgataaggctttgagtttcttacactaagtgaaggttcaaatccaaaagatacctatcatttatgtgttgatttcaacgatgatgcttagtctcaattgtgcttgaactacgttggcttgatcccactcgggtacgtaggcagtcacttcggtgatgcagtcactctgatttaaaagttttaactttgttttatggtttttgaaaatagggggagaatgttggaatattttcaacgccgctaaccaaaggggggtcctggggggcatcgccccccaggctgtggtcgaactgacggttttatttggccgataaaagcctgttcgaaaatttcgaatccaaaagacaccattgatgtctgttgatgaaggaacctgacgtttcgtgaatagaaacctgttggcgaataaaaacctattcccaacaggtgcaaaaccctttataaatagcttctcccagtttcgtttaacatataagaaaaatcaatctgttttctctgtttcaaaaagcatcatcagaaatcagaaatctctttgcgtgttcttgattgaatcaaggggtacaaaccttgaattcagttttcgttgcagggctttcattgtatcctgaaggcaatatttcgcatacctgttgtaatcgccaattgttattgggagggtagaaatatttgtctaaaagaaatttatacaagccttgaaagttttggagtgcaacactttcttctctgattcattcatcctttgtgaaacccaattttttccaacagaGAACACCAGACCTTACACACACACCAACAAGCTAAGATAGAATCCGCCGGTAACTTGAGAAAGATATATATCTGAATCTTTTCCGGAAGGCTCGACAACAACATCACTTGATGACCAGCAAGTTCAGGTGTCGAAGACTCGAATTCCTTATCATCAAGTTCTGTAACCGCTTCTTCTCCCTCATTGTCACCACTGTTCTGATCTTGGTCCACCTCCGTGATAGTAACCCCAGAAGCACCCAAATTTGACTTGAAACAAAGATGTCCCGGTTTATATACCTCGTTATAATTATAAAAGAAGTCCTTTCTTACGACGCTCTTTATGCTCCGCACATGATAAATGTTTATCTCTTGAAAGTATGTTGTTCCTCCTTTGTGGTTGTGGTAGAGGAGGGTTTACAGGTGCAAGCGGTACCTTTTGAGTGTCAGCTTCCCTGTGAATACTTAATGTATTCGAAGCTGTACTATCTGTGCGCTTCTCATCAAGAATCGTTGACTGGAAACAAATATGTCCTTTTTTCTTATATACCTCTTTACAATTATAACAAAGGCCTTTCTCACGACGTTCTTTTTGCTCCGCCCACGATAAACGCTTAGCTCCTGAGTGTATTACACCTTTCCTTTGTGGTTGTGGAGGAGGGTTTACAGATGCAAGCGTCTTTGAATTTGCATCCTTATCAAGATGTGTTGCAGTTAACTGCGTATTCGTTTCAATACCCGTCATAGTAAAAACCCAATAGAAAAATTTGCGTTTCGGAGAAACAAAGAATGAGGAGATAATAAGTAATAACAGTTGATCCGTTGATCGGAGATCAGCCACCCCCAAGTAAACAAAGCTTGAATGAAGATTGAATACTACATAAAACGTCAGAAgagtatatatgtatatataggaGGACTTACTATATAAAGAATCCTTGTTACAGGCATATATTGAACTATAAATTCTATGTTGGTATCCCAAACATATATCCTGCCGCAGCTTCTTTCTCCTCATAGAAGGAAATTTTCTAGTGAGGTCACAACTTAGTTTAATGAGTTTACTAGGTAACATCACGCAGTACAGTTAATTACCCTAGTAGTTTCCCCATTTACAAGTGTAATATCACGTGCAAACCAAAAACTAAAGTCTAATGTTCGGAGGAGTCTTTTGTCTTCTTTTGTTTTGATCAGAGGAGTCTTTTGTCTCGGTCAGCTAAtatgtatattttttttctttttctgtttaaCCAAACATCATATTAACAAAATAATATTATTCTATTACAGAATACATGATTTGCTAGCGAAATAGAAGTTTCATGAATATTGATCGATGTAAAAATAAATTACTAGTCACAGACTTTCAATAATTTGCTCAAAGTCTTGCACATTGGACGATAACTGCAACATATTCCGAAAATAGTTTTCCCTTGCTGTATTAATTattttagttggttcaataaattTAGAGAACTGTTCACTCGTTGAATTCTCTTGTAATTTTTATGCGTGCTGCATGGCGTGTTGGTCTTGGTATAGTATACTGCAAACTTTGCATTAGCGAACCGTCAAATTCCCAATCCCATCAAATTTCAAGCGGCTTTGCAGATCCAAAATTCGACAGCATTAACAAAACAAAGTTTTTGAAAGATGATGCAGACTGCGTGATATTACAATTAAGTTCTCTCGCAGTCTGCATCATCTTTCACATCTATTTACCCTAGTAACTTCTCCTTTGCTGCTTTGCATCATGTACTGCGTCATCATTGCTTACGATATTTGACTTACAGTTTAGAAATCTTGATAGAGCAAACCCAAACATAGGTTGACGAGTTAATTTCGAAAATACtatgtag
This portion of the Papaver somniferum cultivar HN1 chromosome 11, ASM357369v1, whole genome shotgun sequence genome encodes:
- the LOC113325123 gene encoding F-box protein CPR1-like, encoding MLKAYYFDDHKVLFRSIDYSSISSALWISSPACTCDWDVPWYYAFGNMNYTFIQMLGSGNDLICMAINRLEDICIWNPSTGEYRITPLPSSDFLTGEPQRNLGHIFNYDCIADDYKLARIAEKRSSYGFSSKVNSGYYQVDIYTLGSKSWRLVGTFPSISHYMFLYEKKLSVIFMNGALHWLGVLKIKGVTFRVIVSLDVRSGGFVEFFYPKKVQELIKNTYGVRECTVGELEECLCLGVYHKLINHIDVWFVQEYGVRESWTKRYSFSTTNVSVDSRWKLLWSFTAGELLMDTGFD